In one window of Dehalococcoidales bacterium DNA:
- a CDS encoding acyl-CoA dehydrogenase family protein — protein sequence MEFSLNEEQEMLKTMARDFLENECPKTFVREMMDDEDGHSPDLWKKMAEVGWLGLILPEEYGGSAMNFRDLAVLCEEMGRAMMPGPFLSTLLMAGLPILDAGTDEQKSKFLPMIANGEAVFTLAVTEEDGDFWPEGVQLKATRMGNDYVLNGTKYFVPDARAADYIIVAARTRRSENPEEGITLFLVDTSEWGTYVAPLKGIDETRKQYELVLTRVAVPSRHIIGEVDKGWPILQDMALKATAALCAEMVGGCEWILETTVNYAKERVQFGVPIGSFQVIKHKCADMYSALEYARSLMEAAAEAIREDNSDAPVLVSIAKSYCSDAYKLIADHGIQIHGGIGFTWDHDLHLYFKRARSFDIAFGDSTYHRELIARSLD from the coding sequence ATGGAATTCAGCCTGAACGAAGAACAGGAAATGCTCAAGACCATGGCCCGGGACTTCCTGGAGAATGAATGTCCCAAGACGTTTGTCCGGGAAATGATGGATGATGAGGATGGCCATTCGCCCGACCTGTGGAAGAAGATGGCCGAAGTAGGCTGGCTGGGCCTGATACTACCCGAGGAATATGGCGGGAGCGCGATGAACTTCCGCGACCTGGCCGTTCTCTGCGAAGAGATGGGCCGAGCCATGATGCCCGGCCCCTTTCTTTCCACCCTGCTCATGGCGGGACTGCCCATCCTCGATGCGGGTACGGATGAACAAAAGAGCAAGTTCCTCCCTATGATTGCCAATGGAGAGGCGGTCTTCACGCTGGCAGTCACCGAGGAAGACGGTGACTTCTGGCCTGAAGGGGTACAGTTAAAAGCTACCAGGATGGGCAATGACTATGTCCTCAACGGCACCAAGTACTTCGTACCTGACGCCAGGGCAGCGGACTATATCATCGTGGCGGCCCGCACCCGCCGCTCCGAGAACCCCGAAGAGGGAATCACTCTCTTCCTGGTAGACACCTCGGAATGGGGTACCTATGTCGCCCCACTGAAGGGTATAGACGAGACCAGAAAGCAGTACGAACTGGTCCTCACCAGGGTGGCTGTTCCCAGCAGGCACATCATTGGCGAAGTCGACAAGGGCTGGCCAATCCTCCAGGATATGGCTCTCAAAGCGACGGCGGCACTCTGCGCCGAGATGGTTGGCGGCTGCGAGTGGATACTGGAGACTACCGTCAACTATGCCAAGGAGAGGGTGCAGTTCGGCGTGCCCATCGGCAGCTTCCAGGTGATAAAACACAAGTGCGCCGACATGTACTCCGCACTTGAGTATGCCCGGTCCCTGATGGAAGCCGCCGCCGAGGCAATCAGAGAGGACAACTCCGATGCCCCGGTACTGGTTTCAATTGCCAAGAGCTACTGCTCCGATGCCTACAAGCTGATAGCAGACCACGGCATCCAGATACACGGCGGTATCGGCTTCACCTGGGACCACGACCTGCACCTTTACTTCAAGCGCGCGCGCTCGTTCGATATTGCCTTTGGTGACAGCACCTACCACCGGGAGCTTATAGCCCGGAGTCTCGACTGA